One window of Nocardia nova SH22a genomic DNA carries:
- the crtI gene encoding phytoene desaturase family protein has translation MRTVAGHTDRVVVVGAGLSGLAAALHLTGAGRSVTLLERADHPGGRVGYYRGPDYEIDSGATVLTLPGLVSEALAAVGSDAAACDLRIRPVDPSYRARFADGTIIGVHADPEVMAAEVRRTCGADEAGRYLELRRWLARIYAAAYGEFMDTNFDSPLDMVRIPAKRAALRDLVRLGAFGRLGPRVRRVLRDPKLARLFTFQALYAGTAPAQALAVYGAIPHMDTSLGVYFPVGGMRAVTAALAAAFTRAGGRLELNCEVAGIEYRDGRARSVRAADGREFDCDAVVLTADLGSLDRFGIHRRRPLRASPSAVVAHGTVPAEVAARWPVQAHHTIDFGQEWDRTFRELAARRGRGRLMSDPSLLLTRPALSDPGQFVERATGTHEPLSLLAPCPNLRAAPLDWPRLGPAYLRELLNVLEARGYRGIAEHFTVDYLDTPRTWHDRGMIAGSPFSAAHLFRQTGPFRTRNLGRFPANVVLAGCGTTPGVGVPTALLSGKLAAERVTGPLRHVAGATAPTGALGLPATH, from the coding sequence ATGAGAACCGTTGCGGGACACACCGATCGAGTCGTCGTGGTGGGAGCCGGACTGTCCGGTCTGGCCGCCGCGCTGCACCTGACCGGCGCGGGCCGGTCGGTCACCCTGCTCGAGCGCGCCGACCATCCCGGCGGCCGGGTGGGCTACTACCGCGGTCCGGACTACGAGATCGATTCCGGCGCCACCGTGCTCACCCTGCCCGGTCTGGTCTCCGAGGCGCTGGCGGCGGTCGGTTCCGACGCCGCGGCCTGCGATCTGCGCATCCGCCCGGTCGATCCGTCCTACCGGGCGCGTTTCGCCGACGGCACGATCATCGGCGTCCACGCCGACCCCGAGGTGATGGCCGCCGAGGTCCGGCGCACCTGCGGCGCCGACGAGGCGGGCCGCTATCTGGAACTGCGCCGCTGGCTGGCGCGGATCTACGCCGCCGCCTACGGCGAGTTCATGGACACCAACTTCGATTCGCCACTGGACATGGTGCGCATCCCGGCCAAGCGGGCGGCGCTGCGGGATCTCGTGCGCCTGGGCGCGTTCGGGCGGCTGGGGCCGCGGGTGCGGCGCGTCCTGCGGGATCCGAAGCTGGCCCGGCTGTTCACCTTCCAGGCCTTGTACGCGGGGACCGCGCCGGCCCAGGCGCTGGCGGTCTACGGCGCGATACCGCACATGGACACCTCGCTGGGGGTGTACTTCCCCGTCGGCGGTATGCGCGCGGTCACCGCGGCGCTGGCGGCGGCGTTCACCCGCGCGGGCGGACGGCTGGAGCTGAACTGCGAGGTCGCCGGGATCGAGTACCGCGACGGACGCGCGCGGAGTGTCCGGGCCGCGGACGGCCGGGAATTCGATTGCGACGCGGTGGTTCTCACCGCCGACCTGGGCTCGCTGGACCGCTTCGGCATCCACCGCCGCCGCCCGCTACGGGCCTCCCCGTCCGCGGTCGTCGCGCACGGCACCGTTCCCGCCGAGGTCGCGGCCCGGTGGCCGGTCCAGGCGCACCACACCATCGATTTCGGGCAGGAGTGGGATCGCACCTTCCGCGAACTCGCCGCTCGGCGCGGCCGCGGACGGCTGATGAGCGATCCGTCGCTGCTGCTGACCCGCCCGGCCCTGTCGGATCCCGGCCAGTTCGTCGAGCGCGCCACCGGAACCCACGAGCCGCTGTCGCTGCTGGCGCCGTGCCCGAATCTGCGTGCGGCGCCGCTGGATTGGCCCCGTCTCGGCCCGGCGTATCTGCGCGAACTGCTGAATGTGCTGGAGGCGAGGGGATATCGCGGGATCGCCGAGCACTTCACCGTCGATTATCTCGACACCCCGCGCACCTGGCACGACCGCGGCATGATCGCCGGATCCCCGTTCTCGGCGGCCCATCTGTTCCGCCAGACCGGACCGTTCCGCACCCGCAATCTCGGGCGGTTCCCGGCCAATGTCGTTCTGGCCGG
- a CDS encoding polyprenyl synthetase family protein has protein sequence MSVGPASPARPAPNDSAALVEAVEQALTAFFAGRRELVAELGPVFVDATVALEDFVLRGGKRTRPAFAWTGWLGAGGDPAGSEAGAVLTACSALELVQACALIHDDIIDSSRTRRGFPTVHVDFERGHRERGWGGDSSHFGVSVAILLGDLALSWADDMIAAAGLDAAARARFAPVWAAMRTEVMGGQLLDVHGEAGADDSVAAALRINRYKTAAYTVERPLHLGAALAGADAELITAYREFGTDIGIAFQLRDDLLGVFGDPAVTGKPSGDDLREGKRTVLVAEALRRADATDPGAAELLRASLGTDLSPEQVTRLRTMITDLGAVDDVERRITELTERGLGALAASTVAPEAGARLRAMALAATRRVA, from the coding sequence TTGTCCGTTGGTCCGGCCAGCCCGGCACGTCCGGCGCCGAACGATTCCGCGGCGCTCGTCGAAGCGGTCGAACAGGCGCTGACCGCCTTCTTCGCCGGTCGCCGTGAACTGGTCGCGGAACTGGGTCCGGTATTCGTCGACGCCACCGTCGCCCTCGAGGATTTCGTCCTGCGCGGCGGTAAGCGCACCCGTCCCGCCTTCGCGTGGACCGGGTGGCTGGGCGCGGGCGGCGATCCGGCCGGGTCCGAGGCCGGGGCGGTGCTCACCGCCTGCTCGGCGCTGGAACTGGTGCAGGCGTGCGCGCTGATCCACGACGACATCATCGACTCCTCCCGCACCCGGCGCGGATTCCCCACCGTGCACGTGGATTTCGAGCGCGGCCACCGCGAACGCGGCTGGGGCGGTGACTCCTCGCACTTCGGGGTGAGCGTCGCCATCCTGCTCGGTGATCTGGCGCTGTCCTGGGCCGACGACATGATCGCCGCGGCCGGACTCGACGCCGCCGCGCGCGCCCGTTTCGCCCCCGTGTGGGCGGCCATGCGCACCGAGGTGATGGGCGGTCAGCTCCTCGACGTGCACGGTGAGGCCGGGGCCGACGATTCGGTGGCGGCGGCGTTGCGGATCAACCGCTACAAGACCGCCGCCTACACCGTCGAGCGGCCGCTGCATCTGGGGGCGGCGCTGGCCGGTGCGGACGCGGAACTGATCACCGCCTACCGCGAGTTCGGCACCGATATCGGCATCGCGTTCCAGCTGCGCGACGATCTGCTGGGCGTGTTCGGTGACCCCGCCGTCACGGGCAAGCCCTCGGGCGACGATCTGCGCGAGGGCAAACGCACCGTGCTGGTGGCCGAGGCCCTGCGCCGCGCCGATGCCACCGATCCGGGCGCGGCGGAACTGCTGCGCGCCTCGCTCGGCACCGACCTGAGCCCCGAGCAGGTCACCCGCCTGCGCACGATGATCACCGACCTGGGCGCCGTCGACGATGTGGAGCGGCGCATCACGGAGCTGACCGAGCGCGGTCTGGGCGCGCTGGCGGCCAGCACGGTCGCCCCGGAGGCCGGTGCCCGGTTGCGCGCGATGGCGCTGGCCGCGACCCGGCGCGTGGCATGA